The region tcaacatcgatGCGGaactgcaaagcaaaactacagtgaggtactaTAATACTTCCTACCCACTAGGCTAgctataataataaagataatgagtGTTGACAAAGATggggagaaattagaaccctcaagttttcttccttttttttcataatagtcatcctcatgggtgtgaagtggtatctcactgtgtgccatgtatttttaagttattatctGTAAACAGAAGTTCACCTTGTGTTGATTTCTATAATATACTTAGCACAGTCACTGCAgagatataaacaaacaaaaaatttaaataccaatAAAATAAAGCACAGGGTTACAGGGATTTAAGACAATTCAACtttgaaaaagatattaaagatgacaAAGAATCAAGACATAACACAAAACTTGTAAACTCTGTTTTACTCATCTGGGACTGATAGCTAAAACACTAATGTTTTGTGTAAATAAAAATTGTTGCAAAGCAAGTTACAGCTTTATGATTTATTGTTATGACAGTGAAATTGTTGAGATTGTTTTGAGATTGTTGCCACGAactctattttaaagataagtaaaTTTGAAATCAAACAGGTTCCACAGCTTGTCTTAGACCACAAAGCAATTCTGTGACAgagatttggaaaataatttgatttccaggtttaaaatgaaaaactcataATTTAATGTGCATTAAGTCAAGGGAAACACGGTAGAGAAATCTCCACTCTTAGCATGAATAAACTTAGGGAAGTTGTCCAGAACACTGAAGCTTACAACGTCCAACAGCAATGACCAATAATTAACTCTCTGCCAGCCTAACTTGAATGTGGATTCAACTCAGAACTAGGTTGTTGGGTTTTTCTTCAGTATGATCCAATAATACTAAGACTCTAACTTTGCCTCtcaaatgttttcattgttttgttaaATTCTGGCTGTTCAAAAGTAGGGTAATTCTATTAAATTGACAAAGCCTATGTTGAAGCAATCACGGAAAATGGAAATGCTTTTTGACAATCTTGCTTAAATCAGATGTACAAGTGTTACTTGTCTTCTTTCCTGCACCCCATATGCGAAAAAAAGGTATTGTTTACCCTCACCAAATTTGATCCAATCATTttagccaaatttaaaaaaaaatatatatatatatatatatatgtatacccaGGGTCAACATTAAGAAATGCATACTCAAGTATTCAAGGGTGAAATGCTGGGATatgctttaaaattcttcagcaaaggagaaaaaaaaaaggtacaaatgaaacATTTGTGACAGATATTTCAACTGTGTAATGTGGGTACTGGCATATAGAAAGTTCATTTCACCTTTCCTATTTTTGTctatgcttaaaatttttcactATAACTTTTCACAAAATGAATTCTTTCCAAAGTTACTCTCCTGGTTAGGAAATACGAATCAGTGAATGTGAATGTTCTCTTCGGAACGAAACTGCGTTAAGGATCTCCAAGCCGAGGCGAGGCAGCCGTGGGCTCCACGCCCCTCGGGCCCCGCGCCAGCACGCGGGCCGAAAGCGCGCATGTTTCCCTCGAGCTGAACCTCACAACTCGCTctgtgcgctctagagctcgcaggACCGCCGAGCTCAATTTGGAGGTGGCGCACGCCGCGCTCACACTGGCGGCTGGGAGAATCCGGACAAACTCCGCTCGAGGGCTCCAAGGTCCCACGGCCCAGTGTTGCGGGCCTggcccccagcagcccctcctggGTCTCTAGAGACCCTCGGCACCGCTCCCTCCGTCCCCCCCACCGCGAACCTCGGCCCAGCCCTCCGCCTACCGTCCAAGTCCTCTTCGTCCTCCGACTCGCTGTCCGCGATCGCATCGGCGACAAGGCCAGGGCCGGGCTCTAGACCCTGGGAGCCGGAAGGAGGGGCGGCGAGCGGGGTGGAGGCTCTGGAGCGGGCCTCGCGCAGGCGGGTGAAGTAGTCCACCGCGAAGTCGACGAGGTCGGGCGGCTGCTGCCGCAACACCTCCACGGTGTAGCCCTGCAGCAGCTCTGTGAGCCCGGGCGGGATCTGGATGTGGCTCATGCCGGCGGCGGCAGGCGGGACCCGGCCGCCGGCGGCCACCGCCTGGGCGATCCCTCACGCCGGCCCCACGCCCCGCGCCCGCGAGGTCCCCTCACGCGCGACCCGGGTCGGGTCTTCCTCGCGCCACGCCGCCCTTTGTCCGGGTGTGCGTTTCCGGGCCGCACCACCCTACGCTTCTCCGGCTGGCCTGGTGCCGCCGCCGCTGTCACTAGGCAGCCGCCACCGCCTCGGGCACAGACAAGCGGGCGAGCTGGATGGGCTGGGCGGGAGCCCGGGTTGTGACGCACGCGGCCGCGGGCGTGCGCGCTCCCGCCGAGCGCCGGCCCTCAGTGCGCGTGCGCCAATGGGCCGGCCGCCAACCTGGCTGCGCGGGCTGTCTCCGGTCCAGGGGCAGGAAATGAGTGGTGTCCCCGCTAAGCGGCGTCGTTACTGCCTCtcacctttcatttcttctttcaataCACTCTAAGATCCAACCGTTTGCCAGCCCTTACTAGGCTCCAGGGACACAGCTGAGAGCCAGATGCAAGCATGCACATTACCACCCCGGTGTGGTTCCGGCTATGGTGGAAAACAAGAGGGCCCACTTTAGCGGTGGGACATTCAAGCTGACTCCGAGGCCTGAGCAGGATCTAAGCACAGGAAGATCTGGAGGAGAGCCAATGTGGGCATAGAGGACAGCAAGAGCAAAGGCATGGTAAATTCAGAACCACCCTGACTGCTGAGTGGCATAGTGGCATGACCATAGGACCCTCAGAAGTCCGGCAGGAGGTCTGTGAGATGTCAAAGGAGGAAGCCCTTGTAGGCAGTAGGAGTTTCAGTGATATAGTAATTTGGGAGCCAAAGGCAGATAAATAAGCCTGGAAGAACTCAGTAGGCCAAACATGTTCCTTGAGAAAAGGGAATAAAGGCCCAGGGCAGGAACGACCACTGTGCCTGTTTCTCCTCTTAAGCATTCCCACCAGGATTCCCAGGACTAGGTGTGCACACCCCTACTCTCCCCATACTccaccctgggccctgggccagcaTTGCTTTATGGTGTTGAGCAGACCACAAGGCACTGTTATCCTTTGCCCCTGGGGAGAGGGCATAGGCAAACTGGAGAGGCCATGCTATTTCCCAAGCTGCCCCTTCACCCACACCAGATTAGAAGGGAATAGAAAAAGGTGGAAACCTTCCTGGTATGTCCATACCACAGCCTAGGTACTGACCAAAGGCCCAGTAGGCATAGGATAAAGTCCTCCATCTCTTTGCTGGGCCCAGCCAGAAAGTGACTAGAGGTAGCCTTGGGAACCTGTAAGGCATTTGGGATGGTTAAGCTCCACCTAGTAATTACCCAGTATTAATTAAAATCCCCACTTGGACCTCTCATATTGGCCTGGCACACAACCAGGAGTTCAGTGCTTCTGGGAACTGAACTTCTAGAAGCAGGAATACCCGATCCCCACTGATGCAGAAGCCACCCAAGCTCTAGGCCAAGTAAGCCTGTGATTCTAAACAGCAGTGTCTCCCTGAACAAGTTTCTTGACTCCTAGGAGGAGTCCTGGACCATCAACTCTGTTAGGTAAGGGGTAGTGTCCAACTTGTTCCCTGCTGGGTCCTTACTGCACAGTCTTGGAGaagatttactgaatgaatgaatgaatgaatgataactTTCCACACAGCAAGAAGAGCCAGTGAAACTGCTCTCCTGACCTCAGGCTCAGAACTGAGATCCTTTGCTTCAAAGCTATGCTTCTGATCTCAGAATATGAAGACTTCACTAAGGATGAGCAATGaggagctggagggagagagTACCTCAACTCTTCTCTGCTCGTGGGTAGACTGACCCTTCCAAGTTTTCCAGGAGTCAGCCCATACCCAGGAAACCTGGATGGGACTCCCACTGCACTGCCACACCTGGGGATCTGACCCACTTCAAGCAGTCCTACCACTAACCCTTTGGAAAGGCAAATTCACAACTCCACTCTCTAGTTTGCCCATTTGTCAGGCTTTACATGTTTGACAGGGGGACAGGCACCTGTACAGCTAGGACTCCAACTTCAGTTGCAAAATAGGGTAGGAGGAGGCTACTCCAGGACTGACAACAGAGCTGGCTGCAGGCAGGTTCTCCCCGTCACTCCAAGGAACCCATGACAGCCTCTGCCAGAAGGCTGCTCCTCCTGACTTGTTCTCAGATACCCCACAGCTTGGCCATCCATCCATCTAGCAAACATGGCATTCAAAGGCATCCTCAGACCTGGAGGAAATGAGGGCCATTGAAATCAGGAACCCCATAGCTGCTCCTTGTCTCCACAGACCAGCCTCAGAGTAAGGATGGAGAGCCAGCCTCCAGGTCCAACTTGACTCCCCTCCCCTTGCACCTGGTCCCCAGAGCAGGGATCTATCTCTGCCTCTTCTGGGAATCCCTTCAATAGCAAGGGGAGTCCCAAGGGCCTTCACGAATGCCTAGTTGAGCTGGCAAGAGAATAGGGCCCTGGAACAAGAGAGAATACGAGGGGCCTGAGCCCCCATCTTCTACCCTTACACTTCTAGGACCACCTTCATTCAAGCCTGTTCAGCTGCACCAGTGGGGTTACCATGGCAACCAAACCCACAGGCAGCCAGTAACTGGGAAACAGCTGCCAACAGCAAGTAATGGTGGGTAGGAAAGGTCAAGAGCAGAGACCCCCGAAAGCAAGAGAAATACAGCGTACATGGTAGAGAAAAGGAGGCCCTAGAGCCCTGACAGGCACTCAGCCTACCCCAGTCCTACTCACTACCCAGCATGTAGTCATCATCTTGCACAGACTGCCACATCACCAACCTCAGGCAGACATGGACACAATGGGGCCAGTTCTCAGAAGTGTTCACAACTATGCTGAGTAACACAGGTGGGGCACATGTCTAGTCCAACAGTAGTGAGTCTGGTGAAAATGAACGTGGGTAGGGTACCAACTGCTATTTCCAATGAAACAGTTGTTTCatgtactcttttttatttttttttcagattcttttcccatataggccattacagagtattgagtagagttccctgtgctatacagcaggttcttattagttatctattttatatatagtagtgtgtatatgtcagccCCAATCTCCCCATTTATTCCTCCCCCGCCCCGTTTCACGTACTCTTGAcaggtttattatttaaaaggtttttttcctctccttccaggaAGAAGGTAGATGCCCATACCGCCCCCCCGACTTCTCTGGAAGACAGCCTGCTCTTGACCCAGGCCCCCCTGGTTTACACTTTCTGCCCTCTACCTACGTAGGGGACTCAGCCCCAGCAGGAACACCTCCCTCTTCTCTGCCCAAAGGGGCTGCTTCTCTATGCCCCTCCAGTCCCCCACCCATCTCCTGGGACCTGTTGGTCAGCTGACCACCTCTACATGCCAGCTCCCTGGTCCAGTCCTACCAGGATGTTTATTATGTACCACCATCAGTTTCTATTTTGCCTTAGAAGTGTCCATTAGCCTCTAGTGGACAGGGTGGAGTGGGGAAGTGGGCTATATTTCCTCTGCCCTAACCCAAGCCGTATTTCAGCCTTCATAATGCCGCCCCCATGAGGCCACTGCCTTTGGTCCAGTTATTTTAACAAGCGTCCATGCTCAAGGGAGCAGTTAATTCCTGGGCTGCCTATTTCTGCACCTAAGAGCCAGCCCCTGCCCGGGACACCGTCCTGAGAAAGTGTCAGTCTCTGCAGTGGACCTAGGGTCTGCCTCTAGACATCTCAGGGCGAGGACAGAACCTGGGAAGCAAGGGAGAGCCTGGCTGGAGAGCTACAGGCCTGCATGCTGACTAGAGCAAGGAAAGCAGAAAAAGGAGCACTCAGTGAGCACTTGGCCCTGGGGCCTTCCCAGTGCCTGTTGGGACTCTGTGTGCCACCCCTAGCCTGACTCACAGGCCAGCTTCCTGGGCTTTGACCCTACAGTACAGACAGGCCTCTTGGAGTTTAGGTCAAGCAGTCTGGGGACAGCCTCTGATAGCATCACAAGCCTTTCTTCAGGCCTGTGGACACCCAGACACCACTCTATTGTCCACACTCTGTTATCAATTTGCCAATGATCTTGGTAGATCAGTTTACCCTGTCTGAGCTTTGGCTTCCACATCTGAAAATGGGGGTATAAATCCCTACCCATTAAACACTGAGTTACATGGGGTAAAGAGATGAGAATGAATCCATGAAGCGGCTGGAAAAGGAATAAGGGGTTCTAGCCTCAAAAGAATTGTGGTGAAAGAACTGTGGGTAGAGATGCTATGACCTTACAGCAGAAATGGTGCTACTATTGCTTCTAATAGGCTGAGGTTAAAACAACCTGCCCTCTGTCCTTTACCTTTGACCCACTTATACTCTTCTTTGTGCCTGAGTGAGGCTGTTATCATTGGCTGGTTGTTGTAACAATCACTGGCTTCTACTTAAGGCTGTCTGTGACAGTCTGAGAAATTGCTTGGGAGGGCCCCAATCTCTCCCCTACCCGTACCCCCCGTCAGGGAGAGAAGAGATATATCAGGAACAGGTGGCATTTCAAAGTGCATCATAAACAGAAAGTGCCAGCCAGGAGGGAGTTACTCACCATCTGCTCTGCTCCCTTCACAAATATGCCTCCAGGCACTTCCTTATTTGACTTAACATCTATTGAATACCCAAAGGAGTAGAAGAATCTACCACCACTAATATCAAGGAatcaaaatattccattttaaaatggaagctGTTTCAAAGGGTAAATTATCCAGAAGCAGAGACTGTAAAAGTGATCCTGAGCCATGGGAATGGCTGGCATTTGGTTAGAATGCAAATGCACTTACAGGAGCTCCCGGGAAAAGGCCGAGGTTTCAGGAGTGTCTCAAGGACTGGGCAGTGCCTAGAAGAGCTCCAGGAGACACATATGTGGCCATCTCCAAATCTGTGAGAGATTAAACAAAGATATCCTGCAGCATGAGAGGGGAAAAGCATAACACTGAATTAATCTTGCCAGGCAGAGTGCACACAATTTTCATccctaaaactgtttttttttgtttctgtttttgttttgtttttttgcggtacgcgggcctctcactgttgtggcctctcccgttgcagagcacaggctccagatgcacagagccggacgggcctagccgctccgcggcatgtgggatcttcccggaccggggcacgaacccgtgtcccctgcatcggcaggcggactctcaaccactgcgccaccagggaagcccaaaaactgttatttttttgcTTGACCATCATCCAGAAATATgttcccagaaataaatcctcctTCCTTAAACCCCCAAATCTTCAGCTTCCAGCCAGGTTGGCCACACCCACTCCCAGATGGGGGTGGGTCCCTTCCCCTCTCACCCATTTACACTTAGTGATAGCTCTAAAGCCAAAGTCCAAGGATCTCTGTGCAGCTGCAGTGAGGCGGGAAGTGCCAGAACTGTGACTGCCAGATGGGACAACAACAGAGAAGCCCAGCTCTGGtagcctctccctcccccagccgaGGACAGACTAGCTTGTGACTCTCCATTCtgactccctcacctcctccggCTGCACCTGGTCATCATCATCAGACTGATTAGTAATGCCAGACATCAGATCACACAGAGACCCCAAAGTGCATATGAAAACTCAGGATTGCTTTTGGCCTTTTAGAACAACTGACTCTCCATCCGTTAGCTAAGACACCCATGGCTGAGGGCAGAGAGGTGAAGGAATGAAGGGATGGGCTGTAGGCTCGGCCCTGTGGGGGCCTGCATGCCAGGCTTGCACTGAGAGCTATGGGAACAGTTACCAATCAAGttgccccatcccaccccaccccacctcaccctccagcagctggagctggggcagtcagggaaggctggGCTTCCCAaaacttcctcctctttcttttgctAGAACCCCTGCCTGAAGCAACCAGGGAAGGAAACTGGATCCCTAACAGCCTCCACCAAGGCCACAGAGGCTGCTTGCTGAAATGACccagaatcaaaagaaaaaaatttcacacaatgcaaaaattagaaacaatatttattatttcctgttAAAATAGGGCGCTCTCATGAGAAAAGAGTGTGCAAAAAGAGCCTTCCTACACCCTGGGCTTTCTCACTTATCCTAGCAAGCTGGGACTGACGGTTCAAAATTCTCCTCCTCACTGTGTAGGAGGGAAAGCTCTCCACCTACTCCTGGAAATTAGGCTActctagttttaattttgattacttgcatgcgttaaaaaaaaaaacaacaaaaacctgacTGTTAACAGGCTATCTGCCCCTAGGCACATTTGCTCAGACCACTTGGACAGACAGATGTGGGCCTCAAGTCCACATTCCCATGTGCAGGCCAGGATTAGATGATACCCTGGAAATCTGGTGAGTGTTCCTGGCTAGGCAACAAAGAAGGCCCCAGTTCCTGGTCAGATGGCTGAAAACATGCATAGTGTCTCCAGTGAGAGGCTGAGATTCCCTCTTTCTCAAGGAGCATTTTGGGTGTAGTAGGGCCAGTGGCCAACTAGTAGACAGCACTATGGCCACAGGTAGTATCTGGTCTAGAAGCTACTTACTCCATCTCCAAATCCTCATGAGATCCCTTAAATTGACAAGAGTGGATTCAAGTTGCAAAATGGCAAATTATACCAGGAAGAGGATGTCATTAAGACAATGGTCTCAACAAGTCTGTGCACAGAGCTCACATCCCACCATGCCCCTCCCCTCACACTTCAGGACAGCCTAGTCCTGCCCAGTGTTCCTCCTTGATGACAGCTTCCAGCATCCTGAAGCCCTGAGCAGCCTTCAGCCTCACAAGTTGGGCATGGCCCAATTAAGGAACTTCATGGCAACTTCAAAGCCAAGGAAACAGGCCTGAGAAGGGgttggaaggaagagaaaagccaACAGGAGTTGTGACTATTTACAGAGACCCCAGCACTGTGCTTGACTGGCCCTATCAGGACCAAAACCCCTTCCTAATCTCCCACCCCAGGTGACGGAATCAAGCTGTGCTTTCTCATtcctaaaagggaaagaaaatgcatGTCCCACAACTGCCCACTTCTGATGGCCAGGCCAGGAAATCAAAACTCCTCACCTCAGAGAATCACAAAGGCAAATCTTCCTGACAGCTTCAGGAAAGGGAACAAATAAGGAGGCTCTGACTGAGGGTGGGATTTGGAAAAACTGAGCCCCAATTCAATCCCAGAAGCAAGCAAAAGTCAGCCCACCTGCACCCTGCTCTGAGCCCCAAAGGCAAAGCACAGCCCCTGCCAGTCACTCACCGCGTTGGCTGGGAAGGCTCGGATCATCACTGCATTGAACCCCTTATACAAGGATGTGATTCCTTCATTCTGGATCAGCTCCCTCAGCACATCTCTGAAGCCATTAGGATATTTCCCAGGAGGCGCTGTGGGCAGAAAGCAACTGTTAAGGCTTCAGGAAGCTTCCTGACATGACCATGGCGACCTACATGGGGACAATACTGTAGTCAAGTCTTCCTGCAGGGCCACAGCACCAGCGAGAGGACACCTTGCAGGTCATCTAGTCCACAGACAACACAGTTCACCTTGGGACAAACAGATACAAATGTCTGGATTACTGGTGCCAAGGGAGGGGAGAATGAAACAGTCCTTCTGCTCATGTGAGGGAAGGAAGGTTGATTTGACTTCtctatttttttggggggggtgggccacgctgcacggcatgtgggatcttagttccctgaccagggactgaacctgtgccccccgcagtggaagcgtggagtcttaaccactggaccgccagggaagtccttctctcACTTATTTTATGTTTAGGCTGACAAGAAAATGAGTCTAGCGTTCCTAGAACACAAATGACTGCAAGGGAGAATGCTGGCCAGACAGATGCTGAGTGCTACTGTGGAGAGTGAGTGTCCCTAGGGCCTTAAGAACTCTGTACCACAGGGGCAGCCGGTCTGGGACCCACTCCAACCCGATCTACCCCACTCTCCTCTACTAACCAGTCTGGAAGCGGGACTTGAGTACGTCTGGAGGGATTGCCACAGCCCAGTTGAAGATCCCTGCGATGCCCCCAGACACCAGGATCCGAGGCACGCTGAGCTCATTGACACTGCAGAATACCAAACAGCCCCAGTCAGACAAAGGCTGTGAGAGTGGTGTTCAGACCATCCCTCCTGTGCAGACAGGGCAGccacagagagggagaaactggctggagggaggaggtccAAGGCCAAAGCTCCTGTGACATGGTAGCTGCCACTCATTGAAGGAGGTTTCATGCACTTGTTTCAAACACTTCCTCCACCGGGTGAGGCACAGGGTAAAGGGTATTAGTATTAGCTGGGCCTCAGCAGCAACAAGAGGAAAGTGGACATGGAGACAGAAGCAAGTCCCACTTCTGCCTTCAGATCCACTAACAGGAAAGGGCAACCTACCCATGATTGGGCAAAATGGCTTCTAAGTACTTCTGTTCTCCTCACCTCTTTTCCTCTGGAGTGAAGATATTTTTCAGCCATTCATATGTCATGAAATACATCCCACTGGCTGGAACATCTGTTAGTGGCAAGAAAGAGGTAAATTAAATGATATGAAATTCTCACAGATTTCTTGATCTTAGAAGAACCAAGCTTGGCTTTGGACCCTTGAAGGTTTCCTGAGAAGCTCCTCAGCAGCACTTCCTATTTGCAATAATCACCTTGCAGTGATCAGATGCTGCTCTGGGGCGAGCACTGGTGTGAGTGAGCGCTAACATGCACGACATTATTTCATCTTCAAAGGCCCTCTGAGTGGTCCCCACTAATATGCCCACTCCAAGCAGTTATAACCAGAGCTAACATCTGGCCTTCCTCCAAGCTGTCATCTCAGGACAAGGGTAGAGCTGCCTCTGCCTCTTCTGTTGCCACCCCAATAGGACATGCCTCTCTAGCCAAAAAGAGCTCCACTGCTCCTAAGTCATTCTTTCTTCCCACTCATCCCTCCAGCCACGATTTCCACTTGCTACTCCCCTCCGACTGCCACACTCATGATTTCCATCCTTGAGGGCCAGCCTATCAGAAGGATGGAGGGTCCCCCCATCCTCATGTGTGTCCATGCTGGCCAGAGGTAAGATGGTCTAAAACCAGGACACACAGTGCCGGCCCTGTCAGAGCTGTGGCATGTATGGTGCCAAGGCTCATCGGGAGATCCAGGCAAGACCCCCTGTGGCAAATCACCTCAGATGGAGGGCCTCAAAGGTTACCTCGCATGAGGGTGAGCACAGTCCCCTTGTAGATGCCTCGGATCCCAGCCTCCTTGTATAGCTTCTTTGCACAGTCCAAGGCACCAGTGTACTTGGTCTCCCCTGAAGAAGCTTGAATctgagagggaggaaagagtCATCAAGTCAGCAACAGCAACATCAAAGTCAACAAACCTGGCAGGTTACAGAAGATTACATGGTGAGTGTGGGAGTGGTCATTATGCATTAGACCAATGAAATAATATAACTATCATTGTCAAATCGATAGTTAGAATGTACAATACTGGTGGAAGTTACTATGAAATAAGGCTAGGTGAATATATgacaaaatatacacacattgactagaaaaaaaaatcaacagaggagttggaaaataagttgaaaaataaGTTCCCAAATACAAGAGCATTCCCAATAAAGctagttggaaaaataaaaaataaaaaaagctagTTGGCAGTctagaaaggaagagacaaataCTTCAGTCAATCActtattccttcaacaaatatccACTGACTACTAAATCCACTCCAAGCTCTAACTGATCATGAAGATTGGTTAAAAGAAGGTGAACTGGAAATTGTATTCAGAGCTCTAAATGCCTGGATAGAGGTCCTGTGTAGAGCCAGGAGAGGGCCAAGGAGAGGCCCCCTATCCCAGCCTCTGGGCTCCAGGGCCTAAGAGCCAAGAGCCTGAGGGTAGGCAGGAGGTATCCCACAAAAGATCTGAAAGAAAGACAGCCCCATGTAGGATCCACAGCAAGTACAGAGTCAAGAGGAATCCGAACACACAAGGGCATCAACCAAAGAGTAATTAAAGCTGGAAAGAGAGTTCAGATTTAATagttccaaggagaaacacttacaaaataaatatataagtccaataaatatttgtacataCCAACAATAACTAgttgaaaaataatggaaaagaatcccaTTCTAATAGCAATaaagaattatactccaataacgatgttaaaataaaaaatatatagcaataaAGGCTTAACAGTTTTCTGAACTAAGAAGATTAAATTACTCTTTAAGGCCAAAGGGCTGTGGTATGAGATTATACCtgatgaaaggaagaaatacattaTTAAGAGGATATGAAGGTAATAAATCTTCCTTTATAAGTAACACATGAAGTGCTGTTTTATTGCTGAGACTGAAACATTAATATCAAGTTTTCTTGAAGGGGCACCTGCACCTAACCCAGAACTCTCCATAATGCTAGAAATATGACAGTCCATGTTCATTGATCTAATATTGCATATTTAGGTGAAATACTCCTTACGGTGCAACCTCTCGGTATTTTTTATCAGGTACCTAATAACTTCAAtgagtataagaaaaataattgcgTGGACTCAAGGGTTTTAAAGGTTATTCTTTAAAGTGAGTGCCTACCTTCATGAAATCTGTAATGTCTTAAACTAGCTCTTTTTATAGAGCTTGGCTTGTACTGGAGAAGAAAATCAAGTCT is a window of Physeter macrocephalus isolate SW-GA chromosome 18, ASM283717v5, whole genome shotgun sequence DNA encoding:
- the SLC25A20 gene encoding mitochondrial carnitine/acylcarnitine carrier protein, giving the protein MADRAKPISPLKNLLAGGFGGMCLVFVGHPLDTVKVRLQTQPPSLPGQPPMYSGTFDCFRKTLMREGITGLYRGMAAPIIGVTPMFAVCFFGFGLGKKLQQKHPEDVLSYPQLFAAGMLSGVFTTGIMTPGERIKCLLQIQASSGETKYTGALDCAKKLYKEAGIRGIYKGTVLTLMRDVPASGMYFMTYEWLKNIFTPEEKSVNELSVPRILVSGGIAGIFNWAVAIPPDVLKSRFQTAPPGKYPNGFRDVLRELIQNEGITSLYKGFNAVMIRAFPANAACFLGFEVAMKFLNWAMPNL